A genomic stretch from Flavobacterium humidisoli includes:
- a CDS encoding cytochrome-c peroxidase — translation MVLFFTSCSSSDSDETYFDNPELSLPIPTDFPEVNSYVSLNKPTKYGAELGEKLFSDKRFSKDNTISCSSCHIQANAFADHNAQAIGIEGRVGLRNAPPLQNLMFLKFFNWDGSRLQLETQPLVPIITHEEMDSSILEVIGKIKDDASYKEMFKKAFGDQEITPDRIYKSIAQFEYTLISANSKYDKVKRKEGQTFTESEAAGYATFQQKCASCHSTELFTDQSFRNIGFPLNTDTNEAGRGRVTGIPSDFMSFRVPSLRNVEYTAPYGSFGQFATLRSVLDYFDSGVLSAENLDPIFKNNENRIPLTEQEKENLLAFMKTLSDKDFTGN, via the coding sequence ATGGTACTCTTTTTCACTTCTTGTAGCAGTAGTGATTCTGATGAAACTTATTTTGATAATCCGGAGCTTTCATTGCCTATTCCGACTGATTTTCCAGAGGTAAACAGTTATGTGAGTTTGAACAAGCCCACAAAATATGGTGCTGAATTGGGCGAAAAGCTTTTCTCAGATAAAAGATTTAGTAAAGACAATACCATTTCTTGCTCAAGCTGTCATATCCAAGCGAATGCTTTTGCAGATCATAATGCGCAAGCTATTGGAATCGAAGGAAGAGTGGGACTTAGAAATGCGCCACCGCTTCAGAATTTGATGTTTTTAAAATTCTTTAATTGGGATGGAAGCAGATTGCAATTAGAGACCCAGCCTTTGGTTCCTATTATAACTCACGAAGAAATGGATTCTTCGATTCTGGAAGTTATTGGAAAAATTAAAGATGATGCTTCGTATAAAGAAATGTTCAAAAAAGCATTTGGAGATCAGGAAATTACACCAGATAGAATTTATAAAAGTATTGCTCAGTTTGAATACACTTTAATTTCTGCTAATAGCAAATACGATAAAGTAAAACGAAAAGAAGGTCAAACGTTTACAGAAAGTGAAGCGGCAGGTTATGCAACATTTCAGCAGAAATGCGCCAGCTGTCATAGCACCGAATTGTTTACAGATCAGAGTTTTAGAAATATTGGATTTCCTTTAAACACAGACACTAACGAGGCAGGACGAGGCAGAGTTACTGGAATTCCGTCTGACTTTATGAGTTTTAGAGTTCCGAGTTTAAGGAATGTTGAATATACAGCACCTTACGGAAGTTTTGGTCAGTTTGCTACCTTACGATCTGTCTTGGATTATTTTGATAGCGGAGTTTTAAGTGCTGAGAATTTAGACCCTATTTTTAAAAATAATGAGAATAGAATTCCGCTTACAGAACAAGAAAAAGAGAATCTTCTTGCATTTATGAAAACTCTGAGCGACAAAGATTTTACAGGAAACTAG
- a CDS encoding FAD-dependent oxidoreductase translates to MWTICHECQGQGKINRGLTKKAQRLYKTELAAYESKQSNNAPIRPKAHLHLCTNCSGSGLIESENYLEPDLTKPHVAIIGAGIGGVALAVACLHRGIPFTIYERDSDFDARSQGYGLTLQQASKAMKGLGITSLDGVISTKHIVHNTEGKILGEWGTRKWLETAVKTPTKRTNIHIARQSLRLALLEQLGGNNNVQWGNQLIDFVASENGVELHFQADGEIKTAKADLVVGADGIRSAVRKLIIGEEATPLRYLDCIVILGICPLSSLEGLSSDLLDGATIFQTANGNERIYIMPYTQDSVMWQLSFPMPEEEAKELSAKGPQALKEEACRRTQWHTPIPQILEATQENLISGYPVYDRELLSSTLLEKNPNITLIGDAAHPMSPFKGQGANQALLDALKLARKISKGCNAKSQWKERGLRECVLNEFESEMLERSATKVQGSADAAQFLHSEIILQEGDEPRGRCSKKSKEERRKSKE, encoded by the coding sequence ATGTGGACTATATGCCATGAATGCCAAGGACAGGGTAAAATAAATCGCGGACTCACTAAAAAAGCACAACGCCTTTATAAAACGGAATTGGCTGCATATGAGAGTAAGCAAAGTAACAATGCTCCGATACGTCCGAAGGCACATTTGCATTTATGCACAAATTGTTCTGGGTCTGGATTAATTGAATCTGAAAACTATCTTGAACCCGATCTCACAAAACCGCATGTTGCCATAATTGGTGCAGGTATTGGCGGGGTTGCTCTAGCGGTAGCATGCTTACATCGCGGAATTCCGTTTACAATTTATGAAAGAGACAGCGACTTTGATGCCCGATCTCAAGGTTATGGACTTACTTTACAGCAAGCCAGTAAAGCCATGAAAGGGTTGGGAATTACTTCTTTAGATGGAGTAATTTCTACAAAGCATATCGTACACAATACAGAAGGAAAAATATTAGGCGAATGGGGAACCAGAAAATGGCTGGAGACCGCGGTTAAAACGCCTACAAAACGCACCAACATACATATCGCAAGACAATCGCTACGTTTAGCTTTATTAGAACAACTTGGGGGAAATAATAATGTCCAATGGGGAAATCAATTAATAGATTTTGTAGCATCTGAAAACGGTGTTGAACTACATTTTCAGGCAGACGGCGAAATAAAAACTGCAAAGGCCGATCTTGTTGTCGGTGCAGATGGTATTCGCAGTGCCGTGAGAAAGCTAATAATTGGCGAAGAGGCAACACCGCTACGTTATTTGGATTGTATTGTAATCTTAGGAATTTGTCCTTTAAGTTCGCTCGAAGGACTTTCGAGTGATTTACTAGATGGCGCAACAATATTTCAGACTGCCAACGGGAATGAACGTATTTATATAATGCCTTATACTCAAGATTCTGTCATGTGGCAATTGAGTTTCCCGATGCCTGAAGAAGAGGCCAAAGAACTAAGCGCAAAAGGACCGCAAGCCTTAAAAGAAGAAGCTTGCCGAAGAACGCAATGGCATACTCCTATTCCTCAGATTTTGGAGGCAACACAGGAAAATCTAATTTCTGGTTATCCTGTTTATGATCGAGAATTATTGAGTTCAACATTATTAGAGAAGAATCCGAATATTACTTTAATTGGCGATGCGGCACACCCGATGAGTCCATTTAAAGGTCAGGGTGCCAATCAGGCTTTATTGGATGCTTTAAAATTGGCTAGAAAAATCTCGAAAGGCTGTAACGCTAAATCACAATGGAAAGAAAGAGGATTGAGAGAATGTGTCTTAAACGAATTTGAATCTGAAATGCTCGAACGCAGTGCCACTAAAGTACAAGGTTCTGCTGATGCCGCTCAGTTTTTACATTCTGAAATTATACTGCAAGAAGGCGATGAACCTAGAGGACGATGCTCTAAAAAGAGTAAAGAAGAAAGAAGAAAGAGTAAAGAGTAA
- a CDS encoding SusC/RagA family TonB-linked outer membrane protein gives MKIKLKRYAWLCILLISIGVKAQETKPLIQSKLEGTVVDAVTKEPIIGASVTIQGTTHGVITDTDGKFYFQTGQKFPYVLLVSYLGYKKQEVVVNKNDITINLTEEQNALSEVVVTALGISKEKKSLGYTTQAVKGKELATTKETNFLNALSGKVAGVRITNSQGDMGSSRIIIRGETSIAGNNQPLFVVDGVPVDNSQLNFGGATRDFRNAIADLNPQDIETLTVLKGPNAAALYGSRAAHGVVLITTKSGKGQKGGFGVTFNTGLTVSQVATLPSFQNTFGQGSNGRFSYVDGKGGGINDGVDESWGPRMDGRLIPQFYSKGEAVPFVAHPNNVKDFFNTGLTYDNSVSIAKANEKSDFRLGVNNQKQLGTVPNSEINKTNFSINTNYQISESVKVGVNANYIATNAPQLPGGPSGGRAAGVMLQFLWFGRQVDINELEKDRNTNWNNSYYSNPYWNAYYNTTSQQRNRLIGDIHLDAKLAEGLNFRFRTGVDYYNDRRKYTIKYGTNGTPFGSYAEDAYTVNEQNTEGIFQYTKQLNDDFSLDALAGFNIRNHSDANNYQKAPRLAVPDLYTLTNSRDPLTSSNSLSRLRVYSAYASAQVGFRNYAFLNVTARNDWSSTLPSSNRSYFYPSINGSVVLTDALNIKSSTLDFLKLRGGWSEVGNDADPYQLATVYNFQTAFDGNPIQTSSQRKLNENLKPETTRSTEVGGEASFWKNRLHFDIAYYNTNSFDQILEIKTTAASGYTSQLINAGKINNQGIEIQLDGNPVQTENFKWNVAVNYSKNKSKVEILDYAGDIKNYTIGSSGGVDVLASVGQAYGALYGTAYERDASGNIVVGANGLPKADPTKKVLGHYTPDYLAGLTNTLTYKNLELSFLVDASVGGELFSGTNRTGNYTGVLAQTLPGRGAENGGLSYYYPGNNTANPKTLVTGGAAPGGATIYDDGMIFGGVFADGTPNNKVISAQEYYKASYNISEAYIYSSTFVKMREIKLTYNFNKKLIKKLGLEGASVTAAGRNLFFIYKDAPNIDPETAFNTGNAQGLESLALPTTRNFSLNLNVKF, from the coding sequence ATGAAAATAAAATTAAAAAGATATGCTTGGCTATGTATTTTGTTGATTTCCATAGGAGTTAAAGCTCAAGAGACAAAGCCACTAATTCAGTCTAAACTGGAAGGAACAGTTGTCGATGCAGTTACAAAAGAGCCTATTATTGGGGCTTCGGTAACGATTCAAGGAACTACACATGGTGTTATCACAGATACAGATGGAAAATTTTATTTCCAAACAGGACAAAAATTCCCTTATGTGCTTTTAGTTAGTTATTTAGGATATAAAAAACAAGAAGTTGTAGTAAACAAAAACGATATTACGATCAATCTTACCGAAGAACAAAATGCTTTATCTGAAGTTGTGGTTACAGCACTTGGAATTTCAAAAGAAAAGAAATCTCTAGGATACACAACTCAGGCAGTAAAGGGAAAAGAATTGGCGACTACCAAGGAAACCAACTTCTTGAATGCTCTTTCTGGTAAAGTAGCGGGTGTGCGTATTACCAATTCGCAAGGAGATATGGGGTCTTCTCGTATTATTATTCGTGGAGAAACCTCTATTGCTGGAAACAACCAACCGCTTTTTGTGGTAGATGGTGTTCCGGTAGATAATTCACAGTTGAATTTTGGAGGAGCTACTCGTGATTTCAGAAACGCAATTGCCGATTTGAATCCGCAGGATATTGAAACTTTAACTGTTTTAAAAGGGCCAAATGCTGCTGCTCTTTACGGATCGCGTGCTGCTCATGGTGTTGTACTTATTACTACAAAATCAGGAAAAGGACAAAAAGGAGGATTTGGCGTTACTTTTAATACAGGTCTAACTGTTTCTCAAGTGGCTACTTTGCCTTCTTTCCAGAACACTTTTGGACAAGGTTCTAATGGAAGATTCAGCTACGTAGACGGAAAAGGTGGAGGAATTAATGATGGTGTTGATGAAAGCTGGGGACCAAGAATGGACGGACGCCTTATCCCGCAATTTTATTCTAAAGGAGAAGCTGTTCCTTTTGTTGCACATCCAAATAATGTGAAAGATTTCTTCAATACAGGACTTACTTATGATAATAGTGTTTCTATAGCAAAAGCTAACGAAAAATCTGATTTCCGTTTAGGTGTAAACAATCAAAAACAGCTTGGAACTGTACCGAACAGTGAAATAAACAAAACAAATTTTTCTATTAATACCAATTACCAGATTTCTGAAAGTGTAAAAGTTGGGGTTAATGCTAATTATATCGCTACAAATGCTCCTCAATTGCCAGGTGGTCCATCTGGTGGGCGTGCTGCTGGAGTAATGCTTCAGTTTCTTTGGTTCGGACGTCAGGTTGACATTAATGAATTGGAAAAAGATAGGAATACCAACTGGAATAACAGCTATTACAGCAACCCATATTGGAATGCCTATTACAATACAACAAGCCAACAGCGTAATCGTTTAATTGGGGATATCCATTTGGACGCGAAATTGGCAGAAGGATTAAACTTCAGATTCCGTACAGGGGTTGATTATTATAACGATAGAAGAAAATATACTATTAAATATGGTACAAATGGAACTCCTTTCGGATCGTACGCAGAAGATGCTTACACGGTAAATGAGCAAAATACCGAGGGTATATTTCAATATACAAAACAGCTTAATGACGATTTCAGTTTAGATGCACTTGCAGGTTTCAATATCCGTAACCATAGCGATGCCAATAACTATCAGAAAGCACCTCGTTTAGCAGTTCCAGATTTATATACTTTAACAAACTCTAGAGATCCGTTAACATCATCAAATTCATTATCTAGATTAAGAGTTTATAGTGCTTATGCTTCTGCGCAAGTAGGATTTAGAAATTATGCTTTCTTGAACGTTACGGCTCGTAATGACTGGTCTTCTACATTACCAAGCAGCAACCGTTCTTATTTTTACCCATCTATTAACGGTAGTGTGGTTTTAACAGATGCATTAAATATTAAGAGCAGTACATTAGATTTCTTAAAGCTTCGTGGAGGATGGTCTGAAGTAGGTAACGATGCAGATCCGTACCAATTGGCTACAGTTTATAATTTCCAAACAGCATTTGACGGAAATCCTATTCAAACTTCTTCTCAAAGAAAACTGAATGAAAATTTGAAGCCAGAAACGACACGTTCTACTGAAGTAGGTGGTGAAGCTTCTTTCTGGAAAAACAGACTTCATTTTGATATTGCTTATTACAATACCAATAGTTTCGACCAGATTTTAGAAATCAAAACTACAGCAGCAAGCGGTTATACTTCGCAGTTAATCAATGCAGGTAAAATTAATAACCAAGGTATTGAAATACAGTTAGACGGAAATCCTGTTCAAACAGAAAACTTTAAGTGGAATGTTGCTGTAAATTATTCTAAAAATAAAAGTAAAGTAGAAATTCTAGATTACGCAGGAGATATTAAAAACTATACAATTGGTTCTTCTGGAGGTGTAGATGTATTGGCATCTGTAGGACAAGCGTATGGAGCGCTTTACGGAACAGCTTACGAGCGTGATGCAAGCGGAAATATCGTAGTAGGTGCAAATGGTCTTCCAAAAGCAGATCCGACGAAAAAGGTGTTAGGACATTATACTCCAGATTATTTAGCGGGTCTAACCAATACTTTGACTTACAAAAATCTTGAGCTTTCGTTCCTTGTTGATGCTAGTGTTGGTGGAGAACTTTTCTCAGGAACAAACAGAACAGGTAACTATACAGGGGTTTTAGCACAGACTCTTCCAGGTCGTGGTGCTGAAAATGGAGGGTTAAGCTACTATTATCCAGGAAATAATACAGCTAATCCGAAAACTTTGGTAACAGGTGGAGCAGCTCCAGGTGGTGCAACAATTTATGATGACGGAATGATTTTCGGAGGTGTGTTTGCAGACGGAACTCCTAATAATAAAGTGATTAGCGCGCAAGAATATTATAAAGCATCATACAATATTAGCGAAGCTTACATCTATAGTTCAACTTTCGTAAAAATGAGAGAGATAAAACTTACTTATAATTTTAATAAAAAGCTGATTAAAAAACTTGGATTAGAAGGAGCGAGCGTTACTGCTGCTGGCCGTAACTTATTCTTTATCTATAAAGATGCTCCAAATATTGATCCTGAAACGGCTTTCAATACTGGAAATGCGCAAGGATTGGAAAGTTTAGCTTTACCAACAACTAGAAATTTCAGTTTAAACCTTAACGTTAAATTTTAA
- a CDS encoding SusD/RagB family nutrient-binding outer membrane lipoprotein produces the protein MLKKLSYTILFALTLSSCSDTLDDINKNPNATETPLAPYLLTGTLKQSADLYWGDANNFNSTLLFVQHWAKIQYTEPDRYDVSNASFTSLWDKGYSTLITDLNTIIKFPDAQANSNYKGIALTLRSWTFLLLTDAYGSIPYKEAGQNVTPAYNTQKEVYTGLLEDLKQAQSLLNPANGSVTGDLAYKGDILKWKKLVNSLRLRIALRISDKEPGLAKQAAIDATSDAGGLISSNAETFQFVYTSSPQQNPASAWFETRDDFRISKTMVDQLYALSDPRLPVFAQLPSDASVGKYVGGANGLSNSDANSQGFAKTSKPGTYFLTSASPAVIASYSETLFNLAEAAARGYISGDAEQYYKNAITASLNQFGITNSTTISTYLDQATVKYDASNYAKSIGTQKWIAFFGQGLDAFTEWRRLDYPVLTAGPATVLDGKIPSRLFYPGTEQSLNGASYQAAVAEQGKDLLTTKLWFDVK, from the coding sequence ATGCTAAAAAAACTATCATATACAATACTGTTTGCATTGACACTGAGCTCTTGCAGTGATACTTTGGACGATATTAACAAAAATCCAAATGCAACTGAAACCCCGCTTGCGCCGTATCTTTTAACAGGTACTTTAAAACAAAGTGCAGATTTGTACTGGGGAGATGCCAATAACTTTAACTCTACTTTGCTGTTTGTGCAGCATTGGGCTAAAATTCAATATACAGAACCAGATCGTTACGATGTTTCTAATGCTTCTTTCACGTCATTGTGGGATAAGGGATATTCGACTCTAATTACAGATTTGAATACTATTATAAAATTTCCAGATGCTCAGGCAAACTCTAACTATAAAGGTATCGCTTTAACGTTACGTTCATGGACATTTTTATTGCTTACAGATGCTTACGGAAGCATTCCATACAAAGAAGCGGGTCAAAATGTAACGCCTGCTTATAACACACAAAAAGAAGTATACACAGGATTGCTTGAAGATTTAAAACAGGCTCAATCTTTGTTAAATCCAGCAAATGGTTCTGTTACGGGTGATTTGGCTTACAAAGGCGATATCTTGAAATGGAAAAAACTGGTAAACTCACTTCGTTTGCGTATTGCCCTGAGAATTTCAGACAAAGAACCAGGCTTGGCAAAACAAGCAGCTATAGACGCTACAAGCGATGCAGGAGGATTAATTAGCAGTAATGCCGAAACCTTCCAATTTGTTTATACAAGTTCGCCACAGCAAAATCCAGCCTCGGCTTGGTTTGAAACTAGAGATGATTTCCGTATTTCAAAAACTATGGTTGATCAATTATATGCATTGTCGGATCCTCGTTTGCCTGTTTTTGCACAATTGCCTTCAGATGCAAGTGTAGGGAAGTATGTAGGAGGTGCGAACGGATTATCAAATAGTGATGCCAATAGCCAAGGTTTTGCTAAAACATCAAAACCTGGAACTTATTTCTTAACATCGGCTTCTCCAGCGGTCATTGCTTCTTATTCAGAAACATTGTTTAATCTTGCAGAAGCAGCAGCCCGCGGATATATTTCGGGAGATGCAGAACAGTATTATAAAAATGCCATTACAGCATCTTTGAATCAGTTTGGAATTACTAATTCGACTACTATTTCTACTTATTTAGATCAAGCAACTGTAAAGTATGATGCGTCAAATTATGCTAAATCTATTGGTACGCAAAAATGGATTGCTTTTTTCGGACAAGGGTTAGATGCTTTTACAGAGTGGAGAAGATTGGATTATCCAGTTCTTACAGCTGGGCCTGCTACTGTTTTGGACGGAAAAATTCCTTCGCGTCTTTTCTATCCTGGTACAGAACAGTCATTAAACGGTGCTAGTTATCAAGCAGCGGTAGCTGAACAAGGAAAAGATTTATTGACAACCAAATTATGGTTTGATGTGAAATAA
- a CDS encoding NAD-dependent epimerase/dehydratase family protein, producing MQTILGANGQIGEELARELKRNYTSDIRIVSRKAQKVNDTDAVFSADLTIKEKAIEAVKGSEIAYFTLGLPMDSDLWEKQFVLILRNVIEACKINKTKLVFFDNTYMYPQDSRVLTEETPFEPVGKKGEIRKEMAEMVLNEIKAGQLEAVICRAPEFYGPAKTQSITNTLIFNAIKENKKLKVPLKDSKKRSLIWTPDASRATALIGNTPNAFGQTWHLPVDESHLNYKEFIALASEIYGRKLKYKVIPKFVFTIGAFFNKQAKELQELLPRYEHANVFDDSKFRKRFPDFPVTSYRNGIEEIKKEQHS from the coding sequence ATGCAGACTATATTAGGAGCCAACGGACAGATTGGAGAAGAATTGGCTAGAGAATTGAAAAGAAATTATACCTCAGATATACGAATTGTAAGCCGTAAAGCACAAAAAGTAAATGATACAGATGCCGTTTTTTCGGCAGATTTAACCATTAAAGAAAAAGCAATAGAAGCGGTGAAAGGCAGTGAAATAGCCTATTTTACATTAGGACTTCCGATGGATTCTGATTTATGGGAAAAACAATTTGTGCTTATTTTAAGAAATGTTATTGAAGCCTGTAAAATCAATAAAACGAAATTGGTCTTTTTTGATAATACCTATATGTATCCGCAAGACAGCAGAGTGCTTACCGAAGAAACTCCATTTGAACCTGTTGGAAAAAAGGGAGAAATTAGGAAAGAAATGGCGGAAATGGTGCTAAACGAAATAAAAGCTGGACAATTGGAAGCCGTAATTTGTCGTGCGCCTGAATTTTATGGGCCTGCCAAAACGCAGAGTATTACCAACACTTTAATTTTTAATGCTATTAAAGAAAATAAAAAGCTAAAAGTGCCTTTAAAAGACTCTAAAAAAAGAAGTCTAATTTGGACACCTGATGCAAGTCGTGCCACAGCTTTAATAGGAAATACACCAAATGCTTTTGGACAGACATGGCATTTGCCAGTAGATGAAAGTCATCTTAATTACAAAGAATTCATTGCCTTAGCTTCAGAAATATATGGGAGAAAACTAAAATATAAAGTTATTCCAAAGTTTGTTTTTACCATTGGAGCCTTTTTCAATAAACAAGCAAAAGAACTGCAAGAATTGCTTCCAAGATATGAGCATGCCAATGTTTTTGATGATTCAAAATTTAGAAAGCGTTTTCCAGATTTTCCTGTAACAAGCTATAGAAACGGAATTGAAGAAATAAAAAAGGAGCAGCATTCTTAA